The following are encoded in a window of Pangasianodon hypophthalmus isolate fPanHyp1 chromosome 14, fPanHyp1.pri, whole genome shotgun sequence genomic DNA:
- the LOC113544523 gene encoding protein Smaug homolog 2, with protein MMFRDQVGILTDWFKGWNECEQTVALLSLLKRVSRTQARFLHICLEHWLADCTEIHLLEAEANNAAIVSQWQQEPKEKAVSLLLSHLPLLQPRNSEAKCEYMKLLQQVLSHTIESSLFVEESRQLLSYALIHPATTLDDRTTLALWLNHLEEHLSARPPPGPYHHHHHARQGSDEWTGPTESLEVAHAWHDKPPSTCSSPAGQNGHMAFPGAGGVPSPINSTGLSGQVQTSSVTRTMSLVPANQPGCSSDWLGQDEVGGRQGATGAEHAPLSPQGSVASSGSEQTEDQTNTRNTFQEDGSGMKDVPTWLKSLRLHKYASLFSQMSYEEMMVLTEQHLESQNVTKGARHKIALSIQKLRERQSVLKSLEKDILEGGNVRNALQELQQIIITPIKAYTPPTSAQREVEPGATPTDKAANPVEEKDAAVEGFQSHNPPPCDGETSSTPISEGDIPGQFTRVMGKVCTQLLVSRPDEENISCYLQLIEKCSTHEAFTETQKKRLASWKQQVLKLLRLFPRKAMLDMPVYRQKGWAYGSNSLPTAGSVGGGVSRRGQRQFPLPPRGAPLPSRMSIITHSPRHTLANQPALSTQGRQNLWFGNPGGSNSMPSQSRSSVQRTHSLPVHTSPQTMLLFQQPECSVPGTDLEINPTLESLCLSMTEHALGDGMDRTSTI; from the exons CCATAGTGAGCCAGTGGCAGCAGGAGCCCAAAGAGAAGGCCGTGTCACTGCTGCTCTCACATCTCCCCCTGCTGCAGCCACGTAACAGCGAGGCCAAGTGCGAGTACATGAAGCTGCTCCAGCAGGTGCTGAGCCACACCATCGAGAGCAGCCTGTTTGTGGAGGAGAGCCGCCAACTGCTCTCCTACGCCCTCATCCACCCGGCCACAACGCTCGATGATCGCACCACCCTCGCGCTGTGGCTCAACCACCTTGAGGAGCACTTGTCAGCTCGACCGCCACCTGGAccataccaccaccaccatcacgcCCGACAGGGCTCGGACGAATGGACAGGTCCAACCGAGTCCCTGGAGGTGGCACATGCCTGGCACGATAAACCGCCGTCCACATGTAGCTCGCCTGCCGGCCAGAACGGGCACATGGCCTTTCCCGGGGCGGGTGGAGTGCCCTCCCCCATCAACAGCACAG gCCTTTCTGGTCAGGTACAAACAAGCTCAGTGACACGCACGATGTCTCTTGTTCCTGCCAACCAGCCGGGCTGCAGCTCGGATTGGCTCGGCCAGGACGAAGTGGGTGGGCGCCAGGGTGCCACGGGGGCGGAGCATGCACCACTGtctccacagggcagtgtaGCTTCGTCAGGCAGCGAACAAACAGAGGATCAAACCAACACACGGAACACGTTCCAGGAGGACGGCAGCGGCATGAAAG ATGTGCCAACGTGGCTAAAGAGTCTCCGTCTGCACAAGTATGCGTCCCTTTTCTCCCAGATGAGTTATGAGGAGATGATGGTCCTTACCGAGCAGCATCTGGAGTCACAG AATGTGACCAAAGGAGCTCGGCACAAGATAGCGCTGAGCATTCAGAAGCTGAGAGAGCGACAGAGCGTCCTCAAGTCTCTCGAAAAG GATATCCTTGAAGGCGGGAACGTCCGGAACGCCCTGCAGGAACTTCAGCAGATCATCATCACGCCCATCAAAGCCTACACCCCGCCCACTTCTGCCCAGAGAGAGGTGGAGCCTGGAGCCACACCCACCGACAAGGCAGCCAATCCTGTGGAAGAGAAAGACGCGGCTGTAGAGGGCTTTCAGAGCCACAATCCTCCACCCTGTGACGGGGAGACTTCGTCCACGCCCATCTCGGAAGGAGACATTCCTGGGCAGTTTACGCGGGTGATGGGGAAAG tgtgtacGCAGCTGCTGGTGTCACGGCCGGATGAGGAGAACATCAGCTGCTACCTGCAGCTCATCGAGAAGTGTTCAACACACGAG GCGTTCACAGAGACGCAGAAGAAGCGCTTGGCGTCTTGGAAGCAGCAGGTGCTGAAGCTGCTCCGCCTTTTCCCACGGAAAGCCATGCTGGACATGCCCGTGTACCGACAGAAAGG gtgggcgTATGGTTCGAACTCTTTGCCCACAGCAGGCTCTGTGGGTGGAGGCGTGTCTCGGCGAGGACAGAGACAGTTCCCCCTGCCCCCTCGTGGAGCTCCGCTTCCCAGCCGCATGagcatcatcacacactctccacGACACACACTCGCCAACCAGCCGGCCCTCAGCACACAGGGCAgacag aaCCTGTGGTTTGGGAATCCTGGAGGGAGTAACAGCATGCCGAGTCAGAGCCGGAGCTCCGTACAGAGAACACACTCCCTCCCTGTACACACATCTCCACAAACCATGCTCCTGTTCCAgcaaccag AATGCTCTGTTCCAGGGACTGACCTGGAGATCAACCCCACGCTGGAGTCACTGTGCCTCAGTATGACTGAACACGCCTTAGGAG atggaATGGACAGAACGTcaacaatatga